A stretch of [Clostridium] scindens DNA encodes these proteins:
- the purC gene encoding phosphoribosylaminoimidazolesuccinocarboxamide synthase: MQKLEQLYEGKAKKVFKTDDPDIVIVDYKDDATAFNGEKKGTIVGKGVINNRMTNYIFQVLEKEGVPTHYVEELSDRETAVKKVEIVPLEVIVRNVAAGSFSKRLGIEEGTKLLAPTLEFSYKDDDLGDPLINDYMAIAIGASTREEIEKITEYTFKVNEVLKKFFADAGIELIDFKIEFGRFHGNVILADEISPDTCRLWDINTHEKLDKDRFRRDMGNVEDAYQEVFRRIGIK; the protein is encoded by the coding sequence ATGCAGAAATTAGAACAATTGTATGAAGGCAAGGCAAAAAAGGTCTTTAAGACAGATGATCCGGATATTGTAATTGTAGATTATAAGGATGATGCCACAGCATTTAATGGCGAGAAAAAAGGAACGATTGTTGGAAAAGGCGTAATCAACAACCGCATGACAAACTACATTTTCCAGGTTCTGGAAAAAGAGGGCGTTCCTACACATTATGTAGAAGAGTTAAGCGACAGGGAGACTGCCGTAAAGAAAGTAGAGATCGTGCCATTGGAAGTGATCGTGCGTAATGTGGCTGCAGGAAGTTTTTCCAAAAGGCTGGGGATTGAAGAAGGAACAAAATTGCTGGCACCTACACTTGAGTTCAGTTATAAGGATGATGACTTGGGAGATCCATTGATCAATGACTATATGGCAATCGCGATTGGCGCATCTACAAGGGAAGAGATTGAAAAGATTACAGAATACACCTTTAAGGTAAATGAAGTCCTGAAGAAGTTCTTTGCCGATGCTGGAATCGAACTGATCGACTTTAAGATCGAGTTTGGAAGATTCCACGGCAATGTCATTCTTGCAGACGAGATATCTCCGGATACATGCAGACTGTGGGACATCAATACCCATGAGAAGCTGGATAAGGACCGTTTCCGCAGGGATATGGGGAATGTAGAGGACGCGTATCAGGAAGTATTCAGGAGAATCGGCATAAAGTAA
- a CDS encoding amino acid ABC transporter permease, producing the protein MDFGTLIRELSGGMLISIEIFVLTLVFSLPLGLVVAFGRMSKIKPVQWLAKIYISIMRGTPLMLQLMVVYFGPYYIFGIRISSTYRMTAVLIGFAINYAAYFAEIYRGGIESMSVGQYEAAKVLGYSRPQTFFCIIFPQVIKRILPSVTNEVITLVKDTSLAFVLAVAEMFTIAKQIAAAQTSMVPFVAAGIFYYVFNLIVAVVMEALEKKLNYYR; encoded by the coding sequence ATGGATTTTGGAACGCTTATTAGAGAGTTGAGCGGCGGAATGCTGATATCGATTGAAATATTTGTGCTGACGCTGGTATTTTCATTGCCTCTTGGCCTGGTGGTGGCATTTGGAAGGATGTCGAAGATCAAGCCGGTCCAATGGCTCGCCAAGATATACATATCAATTATGAGAGGGACGCCGCTGATGCTGCAGCTGATGGTCGTTTATTTTGGGCCGTACTATATTTTCGGAATCCGGATTTCCAGCACCTATCGCATGACTGCCGTGCTGATTGGATTTGCGATCAACTATGCCGCATACTTTGCGGAAATATACCGGGGCGGCATCGAGTCCATGTCCGTGGGACAGTATGAGGCGGCAAAAGTGCTGGGATATTCCAGGCCACAGACCTTCTTCTGCATCATCTTTCCCCAGGTGATCAAGAGAATCCTGCCGTCCGTGACGAACGAGGTTATCACGCTTGTCAAGGATACTTCTCTTGCGTTCGTGCTGGCAGTGGCCGAGATGTTTACGATCGCGAAGCAGATTGCGGCCGCGCAGACTTCCATGGTGCCTTTCGTAGCCGCGGGAATCTTCTATTATGTATTTAACCTGATTGTTGCAGTCGTTATGGAAGCGCTGGAAAAGAAATTGAATTACTATCGTTAG
- the purB gene encoding adenylosuccinate lyase yields the protein MTNDRYQSPLSERYASKEMQYIFSPDKKFRTWRRLWIALAQTEKELGLPITDEQIEELKEHADDINYDVAKEREKIVRHDVMSHVYAYGQQCPKAKGIIHLGATSCYVGDNTDMILMSEALDIVRKKLVNVIAELAKFADEYKGLPTLAFTHFQPAQPTTVGKRATLWMQEFLMDLEDLEYVKGSLKLLGSKGTTGTQASFLELFDGDQETIDKIDPMIAEKMGFEACYPVSGQTYSRKVDTRVLNVLAGIAASAHKFSNDIRLLQHLKEVEEPFEKTQIGSSAMAYKRNPMRSERIASLSRYVMVDALNPAITSATQWFERTLDDSANKRLSVPEGFLAIDGILDLCLNVVDGLVVYPKVIEKRLMSELPFMATENIMMDAVKAGGDRQELHERIRELSMEAGRNVKEKGLDNNLLELIAKDPAFNLSEEELKKTMDPTKYTGRACVQVEAFLKNVVNPMLEENKDLLGMTAEINV from the coding sequence ATGACAAATGACAGATACCAAAGCCCTCTTTCTGAGCGGTATGCAAGCAAGGAGATGCAGTATATCTTTTCCCCGGACAAGAAGTTCCGCACCTGGAGAAGACTGTGGATCGCCCTTGCACAGACAGAAAAAGAACTGGGCCTGCCAATCACGGATGAACAGATTGAAGAGTTGAAAGAACATGCAGATGATATCAATTACGACGTGGCAAAGGAAAGAGAAAAGATTGTCCGCCACGATGTAATGTCACACGTATATGCTTATGGACAGCAGTGCCCGAAAGCGAAAGGAATCATACACCTTGGGGCGACCTCCTGCTATGTGGGCGACAATACGGATATGATCCTGATGTCTGAAGCCCTGGATATTGTCAGGAAGAAATTAGTAAATGTAATAGCAGAACTTGCAAAATTCGCAGATGAGTATAAGGGTCTGCCGACGCTTGCGTTTACCCATTTTCAGCCGGCACAGCCTACGACGGTGGGAAAGCGCGCTACCTTATGGATGCAGGAATTCCTGATGGATCTGGAAGATCTGGAATATGTAAAGGGAAGCCTGAAACTTCTGGGATCAAAGGGAACGACCGGAACGCAGGCAAGTTTCCTGGAGTTATTTGATGGGGATCAGGAGACCATTGACAAGATTGATCCGATGATCGCGGAGAAGATGGGATTTGAGGCCTGCTATCCGGTATCCGGACAGACCTATTCCCGCAAAGTAGATACCAGAGTGCTCAATGTCCTTGCGGGAATTGCGGCCAGCGCTCACAAATTCTCCAATGATATCCGCCTGCTTCAGCATTTGAAGGAAGTGGAGGAGCCGTTCGAAAAGACACAGATTGGCTCATCCGCAATGGCATATAAGAGAAACCCTATGAGAAGCGAAAGAATCGCGTCGCTGTCACGCTATGTAATGGTGGATGCCCTGAATCCGGCCATCACATCCGCGACCCAGTGGTTCGAAAGAACCCTGGATGACTCCGCGAATAAGCGTCTCAGCGTGCCAGAAGGCTTTCTGGCTATTGACGGCATCCTTGATCTTTGCCTGAACGTGGTGGATGGCCTGGTAGTATATCCGAAGGTGATTGAAAAGCGCCTGATGTCTGAACTCCCATTTATGGCAACAGAGAATATCATGATGGATGCAGTGAAGGCAGGAGGAGACAGACAGGAACTTCACGAAAGAATCCGCGAACTGTCCATGGAAGCAGGCAGGAATGTAAAAGAAAAGGGCCTGGATAACAATCTGCTGGAACTGATCGCTAAAGATCCGGCGTTTAACTTAAGCGAAGAAGAACTGAAAAAGACCATGGATCCAACCAAGTATACGGGCCGTGCCTGTGTACAGGTAGAGGCATTCCTTAAGAATGTAGTCAATCCTATGCTGGAAGAGAACAAGGATTTGCTGGGAATGACGGCAGAGATTAACGTGTAA
- the purF gene encoding amidophosphoribosyltransferase, translating to MNKLEKVTTGLGEECGVFGAYDMDGGDVAPSVYYGLFALQHRGQESCGIAVTDTYGERKVHSKKGLGLVNEVFDEESLQTLKGNLGVGHVRYSTAGGSKVENAMPLVINYVKGTLAIAHNGNLTNAIELRRELEYTGAIFQTTIDSEVIAYHIARERLNVSTAEEAVKRAMGKIKGAYALVVSSPRKMIGARDPFGLKPLCIGKRENTYFLASESCAVAAVGAEFIRDVEPGEIVTITKDGIQSDLSMAIEPESQARCIFEYIYFARTDSTIDKVNVYHSRIIAGKALAQSYPVDADLVVGVPDSGLVAAKGYSEQSGIPYGMAFHKNSYVGRTFIKPKQSQRESSVKIKLNVIAEVVKDKRIVMVDDSIVRGTTCANIIKMLKRAGAKEVHVRISSPPFLYPCYFGTDVPSNEQLIAHSHTTEEIRELIGADSLGYMEIDKLKNMVGSLGYCDACFTGNYPMEVPGRDVSHAFE from the coding sequence ATGAACAAATTGGAGAAAGTGACAACCGGTTTGGGAGAAGAATGCGGCGTATTTGGAGCCTATGATATGGATGGGGGCGACGTTGCCCCGTCCGTATACTATGGGCTTTTTGCGTTGCAGCACAGAGGACAGGAAAGTTGTGGTATCGCGGTGACGGATACCTATGGCGAGCGCAAGGTGCATTCCAAGAAGGGCCTTGGACTGGTCAACGAAGTCTTCGATGAAGAATCCCTTCAGACATTAAAAGGCAACCTCGGGGTGGGACACGTCCGCTATTCCACTGCCGGAGGCTCCAAAGTTGAAAATGCTATGCCGCTTGTTATCAATTATGTAAAAGGAACGCTGGCAATCGCACATAATGGCAATCTGACCAATGCCATCGAACTGCGCAGAGAATTGGAATATACGGGGGCAATCTTTCAGACGACCATAGACTCGGAAGTGATCGCTTATCATATTGCAAGAGAGCGCCTGAACGTATCGACGGCAGAAGAGGCTGTAAAAAGAGCCATGGGCAAGATTAAAGGCGCGTATGCGCTGGTAGTAAGCTCGCCCCGCAAGATGATCGGAGCCAGGGATCCATTTGGCCTGAAGCCGCTGTGTATCGGAAAGAGGGAAAATACGTATTTTCTCGCTTCGGAGAGCTGCGCGGTCGCGGCGGTGGGCGCGGAATTTATCAGAGATGTAGAGCCAGGCGAGATTGTGACGATTACAAAGGATGGCATACAATCTGATCTGTCGATGGCTATTGAGCCGGAAAGCCAGGCAAGATGTATCTTTGAATATATCTATTTTGCCAGGACGGACAGTACGATTGACAAGGTAAACGTGTACCATTCCAGAATTATTGCAGGAAAAGCGCTTGCACAGTCCTATCCAGTCGACGCGGATCTGGTGGTGGGCGTGCCGGATTCGGGCCTGGTGGCTGCAAAGGGGTATTCAGAACAGTCGGGCATTCCTTACGGAATGGCTTTTCACAAGAACAGTTATGTGGGAAGAACGTTCATCAAGCCCAAGCAGAGCCAGCGGGAAAGCAGCGTAAAGATCAAGTTGAATGTAATCGCAGAAGTCGTAAAGGACAAGAGGATCGTCATGGTGGATGATTCCATCGTGCGGGGAACCACTTGTGCCAATATTATAAAGATGCTGAAAAGAGCAGGCGCGAAAGAAGTTCATGTGCGGATCAGCTCCCCGCCGTTTCTGTATCCTTGCTACTTCGGCACGGATGTACCATCCAATGAGCAGCTGATCGCCCATTCCCATACCACGGAGGAGATACGGGAACTGATAGGGGCAGATTCGCTGGGGTATATGGAGATTGATAAATTAAAGAATATGGTGGGCAGCCTGGGATACTGCGACGCCTGCTTTACCGGCAACTATCCCATGGAGGTACCGGGCAGGGATGTATCCCATGCATTCGAGTAA
- a CDS encoding alanine/glycine:cation symporter family protein produces METLNNIVLTIQHYLADYILIIALLLGGLWFSLRLGFIQVRGFGEGMRRTFGGLFHKKGEAGADGMSSFQALATAIAAQVGTGNIAGAATALAVGGPGAIFWMWIAAFLGMATIFAEAIMAQKYKQVGKDGEITGGPVYYIRAAFKGTFGKVLAGIFAVLIILALGFMGNAVQSNSIAAAFHTAFGIPQVAMGVVIAILALFVFVGGMKRIAKVTETIVPIMAALYIVGALIVIIYNYKNIPYAFHAIVVGAFNPAAISGGAVGATIKRALTKGVARGLFSNEAGMGSTPHAHAVAKVDHPVEQGFVAMVGVFIDTFIVLNLTALVIITTKSIPSGKTGAELSQYAFSTLYGKGGDIFIAVCMFFFAFSTIIGWYFFGQANVKYLFGPKAVKVYSVLVAGCVVLGSLAQVDLVWNMADCFNSMMVLPNILALFALSGMIKKVHDDYYQNFLRNKKK; encoded by the coding sequence ATGGAGACATTGAATAACATTGTCTTGACAATCCAGCATTATCTTGCGGATTACATTTTGATCATTGCGCTTCTTTTGGGAGGCCTGTGGTTTTCACTCCGTCTTGGCTTTATCCAGGTGAGGGGATTTGGCGAAGGCATGAGGCGGACATTTGGGGGACTGTTCCACAAGAAAGGCGAGGCGGGAGCAGACGGCATGTCTTCTTTCCAGGCGCTGGCGACAGCGATTGCCGCACAAGTAGGAACCGGCAACATCGCGGGAGCGGCTACAGCGCTGGCGGTAGGAGGCCCGGGAGCCATCTTCTGGATGTGGATCGCGGCTTTCCTTGGAATGGCTACGATCTTCGCAGAGGCCATCATGGCACAGAAGTATAAGCAGGTAGGAAAAGACGGTGAGATTACAGGAGGCCCTGTATACTATATCCGTGCTGCATTCAAAGGGACCTTTGGAAAGGTGCTGGCTGGCATTTTTGCCGTTCTGATCATCCTGGCGCTTGGATTTATGGGAAATGCCGTGCAGTCTAACTCTATCGCGGCAGCCTTCCATACAGCATTTGGTATTCCGCAGGTGGCTATGGGAGTTGTTATTGCCATTCTGGCATTGTTCGTATTTGTAGGCGGAATGAAGCGAATCGCGAAAGTAACAGAGACGATCGTTCCAATCATGGCAGCCCTTTACATAGTTGGCGCGCTGATCGTAATCATCTATAACTATAAGAATATACCATACGCATTCCACGCAATCGTAGTTGGCGCATTCAACCCGGCGGCCATTTCAGGCGGCGCTGTCGGCGCTACGATCAAGCGGGCGCTGACCAAAGGCGTGGCCCGCGGATTGTTCTCCAATGAGGCAGGTATGGGCTCGACACCGCATGCCCATGCGGTGGCAAAGGTAGATCATCCGGTTGAGCAGGGATTTGTCGCCATGGTAGGCGTATTTATCGATACATTCATCGTGCTGAACCTGACTGCCCTTGTGATCATCACGACCAAGTCAATCCCTTCCGGCAAGACGGGAGCGGAACTGAGCCAGTACGCATTCTCGACACTGTATGGGAAAGGCGGAGACATCTTTATTGCGGTATGCATGTTCTTCTTCGCATTCTCTACGATCATAGGATGGTATTTCTTTGGCCAGGCCAATGTGAAATATTTGTTCGGACCTAAGGCAGTCAAAGTATATTCTGTTCTCGTGGCCGGATGCGTAGTACTCGGATCACTTGCACAGGTTGACCTTGTATGGAACATGGCAGACTGCTTCAACTCTATGATGGTATTGCCGAATATCCTGGCATTGTTCGCCCTGAGCGGCATGATCAAGAAGGTGCACGACGATTACTATCAAAACTTTTTGAGAAATAAGAAAAAGTAA
- a CDS encoding amino acid ABC transporter ATP-binding protein, protein MSLLEMKNIKKSFNGVEVLKDISLTVEKGEVLGIIGPSGSGKSTLLRCATNLETPDAGEIRYEGTFGLVFQSFNLFPHYSVMRNITDAPIRVQKRKKEEVYKEARELLAKMGLSDKEDAYPYQLSGGQQQRVSIARALAMNPDILFFDEPTSALDPELTGEILKVIKDLAAEHMTMVIVTHEMNFARNVSDHIIFMDNGYIAVQGTPDDVFGSSNERMQEFLGKFGDN, encoded by the coding sequence ATGAGCTTGTTAGAGATGAAAAATATAAAAAAGAGCTTTAACGGGGTGGAAGTGCTCAAAGACATTTCCCTTACGGTAGAAAAGGGGGAGGTGCTGGGAATCATCGGGCCTTCCGGCTCTGGAAAGTCTACGCTGCTTCGGTGCGCCACGAACCTGGAGACGCCGGACGCAGGCGAGATTCGCTATGAAGGGACGTTTGGACTGGTATTCCAGAGTTTTAATCTGTTCCCTCATTATTCCGTTATGAGAAATATCACGGATGCCCCTATCCGCGTGCAGAAACGTAAGAAAGAGGAAGTCTATAAAGAGGCCAGGGAACTACTGGCCAAGATGGGGCTGTCGGACAAGGAGGATGCCTATCCGTACCAGCTCTCAGGAGGCCAGCAGCAGAGGGTATCCATCGCAAGGGCCCTTGCGATGAATCCGGATATCCTGTTTTTTGACGAGCCTACGTCGGCCCTGGATCCGGAACTGACAGGAGAGATCCTGAAGGTAATCAAGGATCTTGCGGCAGAGCACATGACTATGGTGATCGTTACGCACGAGATGAATTTTGCGCGGAACGTATCGGATCATATCATTTTTATGGACAATGGATACATTGCCGTCCAGGGAACCCCGGATGATGTTTTTGGCTCTTCCAATGAAAGAATGCAGGAGTTCTTAGGAAAATTTGGTGATAATTAA
- a CDS encoding GrdX family protein — protein sequence MSQGNYFIITNNPLVLEKLGETHNVIYQEISYEEVLKEVRDRIHEGHLLLSHPLSGSVKPNETPYKSVMLSKGKGEMDERSLSIIENAIQTCGKFQFRSDKYKPEVYADFQLIDWTLIESGLASADAW from the coding sequence ATGAGTCAGGGCAATTATTTCATAATAACCAATAATCCACTGGTTTTAGAAAAGCTTGGCGAGACGCACAATGTAATATATCAAGAGATTTCCTATGAAGAGGTTCTTAAGGAAGTCAGAGACAGAATCCACGAAGGGCACTTGCTTTTATCACATCCCTTATCCGGAAGTGTGAAGCCTAATGAAACACCATACAAATCAGTTATGCTGTCAAAGGGAAAGGGGGAGATGGACGAAAGGTCATTGTCGATTATTGAAAATGCCATACAGACCTGCGGCAAGTTCCAATTCAGGTCGGACAAGTACAAGCCTGAGGTATACGCGGACTTTCAGCTGATTGACTGGACCTTGATAGAAAGTGGATTGGCATCGGCAGATGCTTGGTAG
- a CDS encoding glycine/sarcosine/betaine reductase component B subunit, translating to MRLEMGHIYIKDIQFASESKIEDGILYVSEEAAKAVALEDEKIKSVSFDIAKPGESVRITPVKDVIEPRVKVEGRGGIFPGVISKVDTVGEGKTYALKGMAVVTAGRIVGFQEGIIDMTGPGADYTPFSKTLNLVMVCEPVDGIKQHDYEKAVRFAGFRVAAYIGELARDLTPDETKVYETCTIKEGLEKYPELPRVAYVQMLQSQGLLHDTYVYGVDAKKIVPTILSPTEVMDGAIVSGNCVSACDKNPTYVHLNNPVVEDLFEQHGKTLNFVCHIITNENVYLADKQRSSDWTAKLCKMLDLDGAIVSQEGFGNPDTDLIMNCKKIEAEGVKTVIITDEYAGRDGKSQSLADADAAADAVVTGGNANQVIILPKLDKVIGTLDYVTKIAGASEETLREDGSLEVELQVLTGATNETGFNKLSAR from the coding sequence GTGAGATTAGAAATGGGACACATTTACATTAAGGATATCCAGTTTGCTTCAGAGTCCAAGATTGAAGACGGAATCCTCTATGTATCCGAAGAAGCCGCTAAGGCGGTTGCTCTTGAAGACGAGAAGATCAAGAGCGTATCATTTGACATTGCAAAGCCAGGAGAATCAGTAAGAATCACGCCGGTTAAAGACGTTATTGAGCCACGAGTGAAAGTTGAAGGAAGAGGGGGAATCTTCCCGGGCGTTATCTCAAAGGTTGATACGGTAGGCGAAGGAAAGACATATGCATTAAAGGGAATGGCTGTAGTAACAGCAGGAAGAATCGTAGGATTCCAGGAAGGAATCATCGATATGACCGGTCCTGGAGCAGACTACACTCCATTTTCCAAGACGCTCAACCTGGTTATGGTATGCGAGCCGGTTGATGGAATCAAACAGCATGATTATGAGAAGGCCGTAAGATTCGCAGGATTTAGAGTTGCTGCCTATATTGGGGAATTGGCACGTGACCTGACGCCTGACGAGACGAAGGTATATGAGACATGCACGATCAAGGAAGGCCTTGAGAAATATCCGGAACTTCCAAGGGTTGCATATGTACAGATGCTTCAGAGCCAGGGACTTCTGCATGATACATACGTATACGGCGTAGACGCTAAGAAGATTGTTCCTACCATCTTAAGCCCAACGGAAGTTATGGATGGAGCCATCGTATCCGGTAACTGCGTATCCGCGTGCGACAAGAACCCGACTTATGTACATCTGAATAATCCGGTTGTTGAAGACTTATTCGAACAGCACGGAAAGACATTGAACTTTGTATGCCACATTATCACCAACGAGAATGTTTATCTGGCAGACAAGCAGCGTTCATCCGACTGGACAGCAAAACTCTGCAAGATGTTAGATCTTGATGGAGCTATCGTATCTCAGGAAGGATTCGGCAATCCGGATACGGACCTGATCATGAACTGCAAGAAGATCGAGGCAGAAGGCGTTAAGACCGTCATCATTACAGACGAGTATGCTGGACGCGATGGAAAATCCCAGTCACTGGCAGATGCAGATGCGGCGGCAGATGCAGTTGTAACCGGCGGTAATGCAAATCAGGTAATTATCCTGCCGAAACTTGATAAAGTCATTGGAACCCTGGACTATGTTACAAAGATTGCAGGCGCAAGCGAGGAGACCCTTCGCGAAGACGGCTCCCTGGAAGTCGAACTTCAGGTACTTACAGGTGCAACAAACGAGACTGGTTTCAATAAACTGAGCGCGAGATAA
- a CDS encoding DUF5716 family protein yields MIVRTGSILGYDLNEKHCQISYYDETKDEPETLEVAVDNYQIPLMLGYYKDHWVYGKEAKRLATINEGCTVADLFGKAVRQEKVRVGAKTHDAVWLLAKFVSLTLEKFEDIAFITFSVPFTNIDMSKMLKGIGHHLGVPKEYVYVQDYKESFCQYMFYQPKELWQYESALFYCDAQEIRAYMLRKLNTISGRGNDMFVTVDEVANAHMKELAAIYPVLNVDKAKDADERFKGFIQSVFEKKVVSSVYLTGEGFENNWYPNSLKVLCNGRRAFLGNNLYSRGACYTSMRKCKDYDEGPVYLDDTKMTEQICLRMRVNGQEGWHPIVAWGTHWYEADGQWEVILEDTSDIEIHVETLAGEELQVETISLKGLPERRDYSLRLQIEALFMDERTCKLTFKDVGFGEFYPPTGFQVEKVLHLGGINGQFNSMS; encoded by the coding sequence ATGATAGTGAGAACAGGCAGTATTCTGGGGTATGACCTGAATGAAAAGCATTGTCAGATCAGTTATTACGATGAGACCAAAGACGAGCCGGAGACATTGGAAGTAGCCGTAGACAATTATCAGATTCCTCTGATGCTGGGATACTATAAAGACCACTGGGTCTACGGAAAAGAAGCCAAACGGCTGGCGACCATCAATGAAGGCTGTACCGTAGCGGACCTGTTTGGCAAGGCGGTACGGCAGGAAAAGGTGAGGGTAGGAGCCAAGACCCATGACGCGGTGTGGCTTCTGGCCAAATTCGTAAGCCTTACGCTGGAAAAATTCGAAGATATCGCATTCATTACTTTTTCGGTGCCTTTTACCAACATTGACATGTCGAAGATGCTGAAAGGAATCGGGCACCATCTGGGCGTGCCGAAGGAGTACGTGTATGTGCAGGATTATAAAGAAAGCTTCTGCCAGTATATGTTCTACCAGCCCAAGGAACTGTGGCAGTACGAGTCTGCCCTGTTCTACTGCGATGCCCAGGAGATCCGGGCGTATATGCTCAGAAAACTGAATACCATCAGCGGACGGGGAAATGATATGTTCGTAACCGTCGACGAAGTGGCAAATGCTCATATGAAAGAACTGGCCGCCATCTATCCGGTGCTGAATGTGGACAAGGCAAAGGATGCGGATGAAAGGTTCAAGGGCTTCATCCAGAGCGTGTTTGAAAAGAAGGTGGTATCTTCCGTGTATCTGACGGGGGAAGGGTTCGAGAATAACTGGTATCCCAATTCCCTGAAGGTGCTGTGTAATGGCCGGAGGGCATTTCTTGGCAACAACCTGTACAGCAGGGGGGCCTGCTATACATCCATGCGTAAGTGCAAGGATTATGATGAGGGGCCTGTATACCTGGACGATACAAAGATGACGGAGCAGATCTGCCTGCGCATGCGGGTGAATGGGCAGGAAGGATGGCATCCCATCGTCGCCTGGGGAACGCACTGGTACGAGGCGGACGGGCAATGGGAAGTGATTCTGGAGGATACGTCCGACATCGAGATTCATGTGGAGACGCTGGCAGGCGAAGAACTTCAAGTGGAGACCATATCTTTAAAAGGTCTGCCGGAGCGGCGGGACTATTCCCTGCGCCTTCAGATAGAAGCGCTGTTTATGGATGAGCGTACCTGTAAGCTGACGTTCAAGGATGTAGGGTTCGGAGAGTTCTATCCTCCGACAGGATTTCAGGTGGAAAAGGTATTACATTTAGGAGGAATCAATGGGCAGTTTAATTCTATGTCATAA
- a CDS encoding amino acid ABC transporter substrate-binding protein, whose product MKKRAALLLALAMLATTVLAGCGSKEDKSADNKKEDKKEAKVENDDETLIVGFDASFPPYGYKDDDGEYVGFDLELAQEVCDRNDWKLVKQPVDWDAKDMEIDSGTIDCIWNGFTMNGREDEYTWSDPYIDNKQVMVVATDSGINSFDDLSGKLVETQADSSALAALQGDQKKLADTFGSLTEIAEYNTAFMDLESGACDAIAMDIGVAYYQINSRKNPDDYKVLDEEISSEQYAVGFKLGNEELRDKVQATLDEMAEDGTVAKIAEKYEDFGVPGSLCIGKK is encoded by the coding sequence ATGAAGAAGAGAGCAGCATTGCTGCTTGCCCTTGCCATGCTGGCGACAACGGTTCTGGCAGGCTGCGGCAGCAAGGAAGACAAGAGCGCAGACAACAAGAAGGAAGATAAGAAAGAGGCAAAGGTCGAGAACGATGACGAGACCTTGATCGTGGGATTCGACGCTTCCTTCCCGCCATATGGATATAAGGATGACGATGGCGAATATGTCGGATTTGACCTGGAACTTGCACAGGAAGTATGCGACAGAAACGACTGGAAGCTTGTAAAGCAGCCGGTTGACTGGGATGCCAAGGATATGGAGATTGATTCCGGAACCATCGACTGTATCTGGAACGGTTTCACCATGAACGGCCGCGAGGACGAGTATACCTGGTCAGACCCATATATCGACAACAAGCAGGTGATGGTTGTTGCAACAGATTCCGGTATCAATAGTTTTGATGACCTCTCTGGAAAACTGGTTGAGACCCAGGCAGATTCATCCGCATTGGCAGCTCTTCAGGGAGACCAGAAGAAACTGGCAGATACATTTGGAAGCCTGACAGAGATTGCGGAATACAATACAGCGTTCATGGATCTGGAATCCGGCGCGTGCGACGCGATCGCAATGGATATCGGCGTTGCATACTACCAGATTAATTCCAGGAAGAATCCGGATGATTACAAGGTACTTGACGAAGAGATCTCTTCTGAGCAGTATGCTGTAGGATTCAAACTTGGGAATGAAGAATTGAGAGACAAAGTCCAGGCCACATTAGATGAGATGGCGGAAGACGGAACAGTTGCAAAGATTGCAGAGAAGTATGAAGATTTTGGAGTGCCAGGATCCCTCTGCATCGGAAAGAAATAA